Part of the Tachypleus tridentatus isolate NWPU-2018 unplaced genomic scaffold, ASM421037v1 Hic_cluster_2, whole genome shotgun sequence genome is shown below.
TGAATAAGTGTTTTGCAAGGGAAATCAAATGTACCTAaagatataacataatataaaaaaaaagatcgtgtttccaagtttgtgtgattagtttcattagttaacttaatcaggaagtacataaagaaacaaaagtatactgttaagaaactgttttgacacgttttatttttctcacaaaaaagtaacattaatgttgttattttacagagtgagtcatacttaatattataactagtgcgtcgtgctcattgtgaaaaaccttaaaattcaaACGGTGACACAAAACGTGCTAAAAATATTAACGCTCTGTTGTTTTCTccagtgtatgttccagccgaGAATCTCAACTGTACTCGAGGATACCGAAAAGATGCTTCCAAACCTACAGTTGTAAGATATCCTTGGTGGATGGAAGAGCTAACACTAATTTCGatttgtcttattgctttgtggtaagttacatgttatcttccagttcttgataattaaagtatgtggaacagggGTAAGAGAACATCTGACTTCAATCCcaaattatcttttaattgaatagtagggttggatatttgaaaatgtcaagtgTGTTCAGTGCCCCTTTAGTAGTTAATATGTGAAAACTCCAATATGAACCTAGTAaagctgaatatgtttaattaaccttacaaatgaggtcaaaataacttttcaatttttgttaACACTTTTTACGAAACTTCTATATGGtgatttatcaagtgtttttgtagatctgtttgcttacgaaaaaacacaacaaaaaagacaactatttagAGTTAGTAGTATTGTTTATacagaaaagtggaagaaaaaaGTCGCGTTTTTAAtcctcatttattttttatttattattattatcttattattgtTTAGCGTTCTTTGTTGCTTCTGCAACGTGAATGAAAAAGCCCGGGGCAAATGGAATGCCCTGAAAAACCGCGTCCTCGGTTCTTGTGGAGTTTCTGCCTGTACAAAGCTAAAAGACAAGGCGCTTGTAACTAAAAAGATCAACCCTCGTGAATTAGACATTTTGGAAGCTGTTTCAATGACCCCTGAATGTGAGAAGGCCCcgacaaataagtttaataaaagagaaaataaaatgttaaagcaaaattaaacagaaacaaccATCTTgcagacaataaatgaaaatcacgcagtagaaaagaaaacagaaaaagcGGAAAACCTGAGCAAGCCTGCTTCAGGTTCTGacaaaactaaattaaagaaATGCGTTAAGACAATCGTGAATGATGACAAGCCTgaagaaacattaaaatctgattcacCAACAACGGTTCGTATGTTTAAAattcttttactttatagtagtcagtattatacagcatcagtatataaccattaataacaaGGATGTGCtctttatattaaactttcacttcgtacaagtttatttatacctacacacatatatatattgcaagaagcaactaaaatataatggaattaatagtacattattaatgttaatgcaaaattactgttataaaataattacaaccgttctcatatttaatttctgtgaatatctgaCATCATATTACCTGTCTCTGGTTCAAAATTCAATTGATTTCTCATTCATCTTAcgtttatgattaatatttgatagaaatgaaatcatatttttagagttaaaatcatttcactttaatgtaatgtatactaaGTCATACTATGTGGCCAGTACCATATCGATGTTTCATgcttacaataaatattgttatgaGCCTGAGGCAGAAAAACTATAGAAAAACATGCGTTCAGagtcatttgaatacatgtaattcttccaaaagagacctatacatgttcgatactattgaggtctgataagtctgtaCCCTAGTTAAACTGATCAATCACCTCTTCTTCAATATGTGGGAAGACAATTATTATCCATTCAGCT
Proteins encoded:
- the LOC143243298 gene encoding uncharacterized protein LOC143243298, with protein sequence MSEGYWLVYVPAENLNCTRGYRKDASKPTVVRYPWWMEELTLISICLIALCVLCCFCNVNEKARGKWNALKNRVLGSCGVSACTKLKDKALVTKKINPRELDILEAVSMTPECEKAPTNKFNKRENKMLKQN